One genomic segment of Bradyrhizobium diazoefficiens includes these proteins:
- a CDS encoding aspartate-semialdehyde dehydrogenase: MGYKVAVVGATGNVGREMLNILDERKFPADEVVALASRRSVGVEVSYGDRTLKVKALEHYDFSDVDICLMSAGGSVSKEWSPKIGAAGTVVIDNSSAWRMDPDVPLIVPEVNADATAGFKKKNIIANPNCSTAQLVVALKPLHDKATIKRVVVSTYQSVSGAGKDAMDELFSQTKAVYTNDELIAKKFPKRIAFNVIPHIDVFMEDGYTKEEWKMMMETKKILDPKIKLSATCVRVPVFVGHSEAVNIEFENPITADEAREILRKAPGCLVIDKQEPGGYATPYEAAGEDATYISRIREDATVENGLVLWCVSDNLRKGAALNAIQIAEVLINRKLIAAKKKAA, translated from the coding sequence ATGGGTTACAAAGTCGCAGTCGTCGGCGCGACCGGCAATGTCGGACGGGAAATGCTCAACATCCTGGATGAGCGCAAATTCCCCGCGGACGAGGTCGTGGCCCTGGCGTCACGCCGCAGCGTCGGCGTCGAGGTCTCCTATGGCGACCGTACCCTGAAGGTCAAAGCACTCGAGCACTACGACTTCTCCGACGTCGACATCTGCCTGATGTCGGCCGGCGGCTCAGTGTCGAAGGAATGGTCGCCGAAGATCGGCGCCGCCGGGACGGTCGTGATCGACAATTCCTCGGCCTGGCGCATGGATCCGGACGTGCCGCTGATCGTGCCCGAAGTGAACGCGGACGCGACGGCCGGCTTCAAGAAGAAGAACATCATCGCAAACCCGAACTGCTCGACCGCGCAGCTCGTCGTTGCCCTGAAGCCCTTGCACGACAAGGCGACGATCAAGCGCGTGGTGGTCTCGACCTATCAATCGGTGTCGGGTGCCGGCAAGGATGCGATGGACGAATTGTTCTCGCAGACCAAGGCCGTCTACACCAATGACGAGCTGATCGCGAAGAAATTCCCCAAGCGCATCGCCTTCAACGTCATCCCCCACATCGACGTCTTCATGGAGGACGGCTACACCAAGGAAGAGTGGAAGATGATGATGGAGACCAAGAAGATTCTTGATCCCAAGATCAAGCTCTCCGCGACCTGCGTGCGCGTGCCTGTCTTCGTCGGCCACTCCGAAGCGGTCAACATCGAGTTCGAGAATCCGATCACCGCGGATGAAGCCCGCGAGATCCTGCGCAAGGCGCCCGGCTGCCTCGTCATCGACAAGCAGGAGCCCGGCGGCTACGCCACGCCGTATGAAGCGGCCGGCGAGGACGCGACCTACATCAGCCGCATCCGCGAAGACGCGACCGTGGAGAACGGCCTCGTTCTCTGGTGCGTGTCCGACAATTTGCGCAAGGGCGCTGCCCTCAACGCGATCCAGATCGCCGAAGTGCTGATCAACCGCAAGCTGATCGCTGCGAAGAAGAAGGCGGCGTAG
- a CDS encoding HpcH/HpaI aldolase/citrate lyase family protein, which yields MTRPRRSHLFMPGSNPRALEKARNLPADGLILDLEDSVAPEAKAAARDGIAAAIAAKGFGKREILIRTNGLDTPWWADDVAMAAKASPDGILVPKVSSIEDLQTIGRRLVELGAAPTVKVWAMIETARAVLHAEELAAAGRDPSSRLSGFVFGPNDISRETRIRMLPGRAAMIPMITHCILATRAHGLEILDGPYSDIANSDGFATECAQGRDLGFDGKTLIHPSQIEACNAIFTPPEEEVARARKIIAAFELPENVSRGAIRLDGAMVERLHADMARRTIEIADAIAAMSKG from the coding sequence ATGACCCGCCCGCGCCGCAGCCATCTGTTCATGCCCGGCTCCAACCCCCGGGCGCTGGAAAAGGCGCGCAATCTGCCCGCCGACGGGCTGATTCTCGATCTTGAGGACTCCGTCGCTCCCGAGGCCAAGGCGGCGGCGCGCGACGGCATCGCCGCCGCAATCGCGGCCAAGGGGTTCGGCAAGCGCGAGATTTTGATCCGGACCAACGGTCTCGACACGCCTTGGTGGGCCGATGACGTCGCGATGGCCGCCAAGGCCTCGCCTGACGGCATCCTGGTTCCCAAAGTTTCAAGCATCGAGGATCTCCAGACCATCGGCCGCCGCCTCGTCGAGCTCGGCGCCGCGCCGACCGTGAAAGTCTGGGCCATGATCGAGACCGCACGCGCGGTGCTGCATGCCGAGGAACTGGCCGCCGCCGGACGCGATCCATCGAGCCGGCTCTCCGGTTTCGTGTTCGGCCCGAACGACATCTCGCGCGAGACGCGCATCCGCATGCTGCCGGGCCGCGCCGCGATGATCCCGATGATCACGCACTGCATCCTGGCGACGCGCGCCCACGGCCTCGAGATCCTCGACGGCCCCTATAGCGACATCGCCAATTCCGACGGATTTGCCACCGAATGCGCGCAAGGCCGCGATCTCGGCTTCGACGGCAAGACGCTGATCCACCCCTCGCAGATCGAGGCCTGCAACGCGATCTTCACGCCGCCCGAGGAGGAAGTCGCGCGTGCGCGAAAGATCATCGCGGCGTTCGAGCTGCCGGAGAACGTCTCGCGCGGCGCGATCCGCCTCGACGGCGCGATGGTGGAGCGTCTGCACGCCGACATGGCGCGCCGCACGATCGAGATCGCGGACGCGATCGCCGCGATGAGCAAGGGCTGA
- a CDS encoding carbonic anhydrase: MMTFPKQLLEGYKAFATQRLPTEQNRYRELSIKGQSPETMVIGCCDSRVSPEVIFDAGPGELFVVRNIANLVPTYQPDENAHGVSAALEFAVTVLKVKHIVVLGHAQCGGIRAFIDKIEPLTPGDFIGKWMQMFIKPGEVVEQREHETMAQFVERIEKAAVFRSLENLMTFPFVRKAVESGQMQLHGAYFGVAEGTLFVLDKASKEFKSARSVV, encoded by the coding sequence ATGATGACATTCCCGAAGCAATTGCTGGAAGGCTACAAGGCCTTCGCCACCCAGCGGCTGCCGACCGAGCAGAACCGCTACCGCGAACTCTCGATCAAGGGACAGTCGCCCGAGACGATGGTGATCGGCTGCTGCGACTCGCGGGTCTCCCCCGAGGTGATCTTCGACGCGGGGCCGGGTGAACTCTTCGTGGTCCGCAACATCGCCAACCTGGTGCCGACCTATCAGCCTGACGAGAACGCACACGGCGTCTCGGCAGCGCTGGAATTTGCGGTGACGGTGCTGAAGGTGAAGCACATCGTGGTGCTCGGCCACGCCCAATGCGGCGGCATCCGCGCATTCATCGACAAGATCGAGCCGCTGACGCCCGGCGACTTCATCGGCAAATGGATGCAGATGTTCATCAAGCCCGGCGAGGTGGTCGAGCAGCGCGAGCACGAGACCATGGCGCAGTTCGTCGAGCGCATCGAGAAGGCCGCGGTGTTCCGCAGCCTGGAGAACCTCATGACGTTCCCGTTCGTGCGCAAGGCCGTCGAGAGCGGCCAGATGCAGCTGCACGGCGCCTATTTCGGCGTCGCCGAAGGGACGCTGTTCGTGCTGGACAAGGCGAGCAAGGAATTCAAGAGCGCGCGGAGCGTGGTGTAG